In Nocardioides conyzicola, one genomic interval encodes:
- a CDS encoding catalase, producing the protein MIDPIVAIDRLRAAFRGPAKHRTLHAKGRFYGGTFTATTRAAALCRAGHLSGAPTPVVVRWSSAGGNADVPDTQPDIRGMAVKFRLADGTSTDLLSQTSPRFPTDVPEEFVALTQASLDPRSMPLFLAQHPRMLPAIVAGIRARGVAAHVSFAEPAYYPIHAYGWLDAEGTRTWVRYVFRPVATGADRLARTFTGPDRLSEEMAARLARGPVTFEVWVQLAGPGHDPHSAVSVWKGARKLLAGHLVVTEELPDPEAGGSPTVFDPTRVVDGIELSDDPILRFRPSAYAESISRRV; encoded by the coding sequence GTGATCGACCCCATCGTCGCGATCGACCGGCTCCGGGCAGCGTTCCGGGGGCCGGCGAAGCACCGGACCCTGCATGCGAAGGGCCGCTTCTACGGGGGCACCTTCACGGCCACGACGCGGGCGGCAGCGCTGTGCCGCGCCGGCCACCTGAGCGGCGCGCCCACCCCGGTCGTCGTGCGGTGGTCGAGCGCGGGAGGCAACGCCGACGTACCCGACACCCAGCCCGACATCCGGGGCATGGCCGTGAAGTTCCGGCTCGCGGACGGGACCTCGACCGACCTGCTCAGCCAGACGTCGCCGCGGTTCCCGACGGACGTGCCGGAGGAGTTCGTCGCGCTGACCCAGGCGTCGCTCGACCCGCGGTCGATGCCGCTCTTCCTCGCCCAGCACCCACGGATGCTGCCGGCCATCGTGGCCGGGATCCGGGCGCGAGGGGTCGCGGCGCACGTGAGCTTCGCGGAGCCGGCGTACTACCCGATCCACGCCTACGGCTGGCTCGACGCGGAAGGCACGCGGACCTGGGTCCGCTACGTCTTCCGGCCCGTGGCGACCGGGGCGGACCGGCTGGCGAGGACGTTCACCGGCCCCGACCGGCTGAGCGAGGAGATGGCGGCCCGGCTCGCGCGCGGCCCGGTCACGTTCGAGGTGTGGGTGCAGCTGGCCGGCCCCGGTCACGACCCGCACTCGGCCGTGTCGGTGTGGAAGGGCGCCCGCAAGCTGCTCGCCGGCCACCTCGTCGTGACCGAGGAGCTCCCCGACCCCGAGGCGGGCGGCAGCCCGACGGTCTTCGACCCGACCCGGGTCGTCGACGGGATCGAGCTGTCGGACGACCCGATCCTCCGGTTCCGGCCGTCCGCCTACGCGGAGTCGATCAGCCGCCGGGTCTGA
- the purD gene encoding phosphoribosylamine--glycine ligase, whose protein sequence is MRTLVIGTGGREHALARALALDPSVTEVHAAPGNPGIAAVATLHDVDPMSGPAVAELAVEIGADLVVVGPEAPLVAGVADAVRDRGIAVFGPSQAAAQLEGSKAFSKDVMEVAGVPTAGSRTCTEPAEVEAALDAFGAPYVVKDDALAAGKGVVVTRDRAEALAHAAACERVVIEEFLDGPEVSVFAVCDGTTAYALQPAQDFKRIFDGGRGPNTGGMGSYTPLTWARPDLADVVLESVVRPTLGEMARRGTPFVGCLYVGLALTESGPRVIEFNVRFGDPDIQPVLAVLESPLGELLMAAAAGRLDSVPAPVFRDGAAVTVVLASAGYPESSSTGDVITGVDLAAAWDGVDVIHAGTALSGDDLVTAGGRVLAVRAVGTDVADARATAYAAADLISFPGRQRRTDIAAEPLGVVEGASLRL, encoded by the coding sequence GTGAGGACTCTCGTCATCGGCACCGGCGGCCGCGAGCACGCGCTCGCCCGCGCACTCGCCCTGGATCCCTCGGTGACCGAGGTGCACGCCGCCCCCGGCAACCCCGGGATCGCCGCGGTCGCGACGCTGCACGACGTCGACCCGATGTCCGGTCCCGCTGTCGCGGAGCTGGCCGTCGAGATCGGCGCGGACCTGGTCGTCGTCGGCCCCGAGGCGCCCCTGGTCGCGGGGGTGGCGGACGCCGTGCGGGACCGCGGCATCGCGGTCTTCGGGCCCTCGCAGGCAGCGGCACAGCTGGAGGGGTCGAAGGCGTTCTCCAAGGACGTCATGGAGGTCGCCGGCGTACCGACCGCGGGCTCGCGCACCTGCACCGAGCCGGCCGAGGTGGAGGCCGCGCTCGACGCGTTCGGGGCGCCGTACGTCGTCAAGGACGACGCGCTGGCCGCGGGCAAGGGCGTCGTCGTCACCCGTGACCGCGCGGAGGCGCTCGCGCACGCGGCGGCCTGCGAGCGGGTGGTGATCGAGGAGTTCCTCGACGGGCCCGAGGTGTCGGTCTTCGCGGTCTGCGACGGCACCACGGCGTACGCCCTGCAGCCCGCCCAGGACTTCAAGCGGATCTTCGACGGCGGCCGCGGGCCCAACACGGGCGGCATGGGGTCGTACACGCCGCTGACCTGGGCCCGGCCCGACCTCGCCGACGTGGTGCTCGAGTCGGTCGTGCGGCCGACGCTCGGGGAGATGGCCCGTCGCGGGACGCCCTTCGTCGGGTGCCTGTACGTCGGCCTCGCGCTGACCGAGTCCGGGCCGCGCGTCATCGAGTTCAACGTGCGCTTCGGCGATCCCGACATCCAGCCCGTCCTCGCGGTGCTCGAGTCCCCGCTGGGTGAGCTGCTCATGGCGGCCGCCGCCGGACGCCTCGACTCCGTGCCGGCGCCGGTCTTCCGCGACGGCGCCGCGGTGACGGTCGTGCTGGCCTCGGCCGGCTACCCCGAGTCCTCGTCCACGGGCGACGTCATCACCGGTGTCGACCTCGCCGCCGCCTGGGACGGGGTCGACGTCATCCATGCCGGCACGGCGCTCTCCGGCGACGACCTGGTCACCGCCGGCGGCCGCGTCCTCGCCGTACGCGCCGTCGGCACCGACGTCGCCGATGCTCGCGCGACGGCGTACGCCGCCGCCGACCTGATCTCCTTCCCCGGCAGGCAGCGCCGCACCGACATCGCCGCCGAGCCGCTCGGTGTCGTCGAGGGTGCCTCGTTGCGGCTGTAA
- the purB gene encoding adenylosuccinate lyase, translating into MRHVTVPNILATRYASAELAQIWSPEHKIVLERQLWIAVLEAQRDLGIDVPDGVIEAYRDVTDKVDLESIATRERVTRHDVKARIEEFSALAGHEHIHKGMTSRDLTENVEQLQVKQSLALVRDRAVAALARLGRLAAEHEATVMAGRSHNVAAQATTLGKRFATIADEMLIAVERIEGLLDRYPLRGIKGPMGTAQDMLDLLDGDEAKLQQLEERVAHHLGFDRVLTSVGQVYPRSLDFDVVSSLVQLVAAPSNLATTIRLMAGNELVTEGFKEGQVGSSAMPHKMNSRSAERVNGLSVVLRGHLSMIGELAGDQWNEGDVSDSVVRRVALPDAFFAADGLFETFLTVLDEFGAFPAVIQRELDRYLPFLSTTKVLMAAVRNGVGREAAHEAIKEAAVGTALDMRQGQADNDVFARLAADPRLGLTEAQLASLVAEPITFTGAAVAQVEAVVRRVAEVTARHPEAAAYSPGGIL; encoded by the coding sequence ATGAGGCACGTGACCGTGCCGAACATCCTCGCGACCCGCTACGCCTCCGCCGAGCTGGCCCAGATCTGGTCCCCCGAGCACAAGATCGTGCTGGAGCGGCAGCTGTGGATCGCGGTGCTCGAGGCGCAGCGCGACCTCGGCATCGACGTGCCGGACGGCGTGATCGAGGCCTACCGCGACGTCACGGACAAGGTCGACCTCGAGTCGATCGCGACCCGCGAGCGGGTCACCCGCCACGACGTGAAGGCGCGGATCGAGGAGTTCTCGGCGCTGGCCGGGCACGAGCACATCCACAAGGGCATGACCTCGCGTGACCTGACCGAGAACGTCGAGCAGCTCCAGGTCAAGCAGTCCCTGGCGCTGGTCCGGGACCGGGCCGTGGCGGCGCTGGCGCGGCTCGGCCGGCTCGCCGCCGAGCACGAGGCCACCGTGATGGCGGGCCGCTCGCACAACGTGGCCGCGCAGGCGACCACCCTGGGCAAGCGATTCGCGACCATCGCCGACGAGATGCTGATCGCCGTCGAGCGCATCGAGGGCCTCCTCGACCGCTACCCGCTGCGCGGCATCAAGGGCCCGATGGGCACCGCCCAGGACATGCTCGACCTCCTCGACGGCGACGAGGCCAAGCTGCAGCAGCTCGAGGAGCGGGTCGCGCACCACCTCGGCTTCGACCGGGTCCTGACCAGCGTCGGCCAGGTCTATCCCCGCTCGCTCGACTTCGACGTCGTGTCCTCGCTGGTCCAGCTGGTCGCCGCCCCGTCCAACCTGGCGACCACGATCCGGCTGATGGCCGGCAACGAGCTGGTGACGGAGGGCTTCAAGGAGGGCCAGGTCGGCTCGTCCGCGATGCCGCACAAGATGAACAGCCGCTCCGCCGAGCGGGTCAACGGCCTGTCCGTCGTGCTGCGCGGCCACCTGTCGATGATCGGCGAGCTCGCCGGAGACCAGTGGAACGAGGGCGACGTCTCCGACTCGGTCGTACGCCGCGTCGCCCTGCCGGACGCGTTCTTCGCCGCCGACGGCCTCTTCGAGACCTTCCTGACGGTGCTCGACGAGTTCGGCGCCTTCCCGGCCGTGATCCAGCGCGAGCTGGACCGCTACCTGCCGTTCCTCTCCACCACGAAGGTGCTGATGGCCGCCGTGCGCAACGGCGTCGGGCGCGAGGCCGCGCACGAGGCGATCAAGGAGGCGGCGGTCGGCACCGCGCTCGACATGCGCCAGGGCCAGGCCGACAACGACGTCTTCGCCCGCCTCGCCGCCGACCCGCGCCTCGGCCTGACGGAGGCCCAGCTCGCGAGCCTGGTCGCCGAGCCGATCACGTTCACCGGTGCCGCGGTCGCCCAGGTCGAGGCGGTCGTACGCCGGGTCGCCGAGGTCACCGCCCGCCATCCCGAGGCCGCGGCGTACTCACCTGGCGGCATCCTCTAG
- a CDS encoding MFS transporter, giving the protein MVIGFMALLDVSIVNVAIPSMRAGLHTSAGTIQWVVSGYALAFGLTLVAGGRLGDAYGRRRLMLIGLTCFIVASAAVGLAPNAALVILARLLQGASAGLLTPQNSGLIQQLFRGRERGRAFGIFGLTVSVSSAIGPVLGGLIIALAGEDDGWRWLFLVNVPIGLAAMVAVMAMVPRRPPSTEKTDNRIDVPGALLLGATVLCLLYPVVRLEGGHRLPLLLLVGVPVFGWGFVAWERRTARHGHPPLLDLALLRSLPGYVNGLAVGALYFTGFTGVLLVTSLYLQEGMGLSPLQAGLMLMPFAAGSAVSAPLAGRVVADLGRRLTVAALATMITGVVLVAVLAPGHDPLWPWLAPTLLVAGLGAGAVVSPNMTLTLADVPPRMGGAAGGALQTGQRIGASIGAAVLVTVYQVVVADSSPDAAMRAALLTGAALVSLALLMAIQALRQARTLQSLEDAAR; this is encoded by the coding sequence TTGGTCATCGGCTTCATGGCCCTGCTCGACGTCTCGATCGTCAACGTCGCGATCCCGTCGATGCGCGCGGGGCTGCACACGTCGGCGGGCACCATCCAGTGGGTCGTCTCGGGCTACGCGCTGGCCTTCGGGCTGACGCTGGTCGCCGGTGGCCGGCTCGGCGACGCCTACGGCCGGCGCCGGCTGATGCTCATCGGGCTGACCTGCTTCATCGTCGCCAGCGCCGCGGTCGGCCTCGCACCGAACGCCGCCCTCGTCATCCTGGCCCGACTCCTCCAGGGCGCCAGCGCCGGGCTCCTGACGCCGCAGAACTCCGGGCTGATCCAACAGCTCTTCCGCGGTCGCGAGCGCGGCCGGGCGTTCGGGATCTTCGGGCTGACCGTGTCGGTCTCGTCGGCCATCGGGCCGGTGCTGGGCGGCCTGATCATCGCGCTCGCGGGCGAGGACGACGGCTGGCGCTGGCTCTTCCTGGTCAACGTGCCGATCGGGCTGGCCGCGATGGTCGCCGTGATGGCGATGGTCCCGCGCCGCCCACCGAGCACGGAGAAGACCGACAACCGGATCGACGTGCCCGGTGCCCTGCTGCTCGGCGCCACCGTGCTGTGCCTGCTCTACCCGGTCGTCCGGCTCGAGGGCGGGCACCGGCTGCCGCTGCTGCTCCTGGTCGGGGTGCCGGTCTTCGGCTGGGGCTTCGTGGCGTGGGAGCGGCGTACGGCGCGGCACGGCCACCCGCCGCTGCTCGACCTGGCGCTGCTGCGCAGCCTGCCCGGCTACGTCAACGGGCTGGCGGTCGGCGCCCTCTACTTCACCGGCTTCACCGGGGTGCTGCTGGTGACGTCCCTCTACCTCCAGGAGGGCATGGGGCTGTCACCGCTGCAGGCGGGACTGATGCTGATGCCGTTCGCCGCCGGCTCGGCGGTCAGCGCCCCGCTCGCGGGCCGGGTGGTCGCGGACCTCGGCCGGCGGCTCACCGTGGCTGCGCTGGCGACGATGATCACCGGCGTCGTGCTGGTCGCGGTGCTGGCCCCGGGCCACGACCCGCTCTGGCCGTGGCTGGCGCCGACGCTCCTGGTCGCCGGCCTCGGCGCGGGCGCGGTCGTCTCGCCCAACATGACACTCACGCTGGCCGACGTGCCGCCGCGGATGGGCGGCGCGGCAGGAGGAGCCCTCCAGACGGGACAGCGGATCGGCGCCTCCATCGGCGCCGCCGTGCTGGTGACCGTCTACCAGGTCGTCGTGGCGGACTCCTCCCCCGACGCCGCCATGCGGGCCGCGCTGCTGACCGGTGCCGCCCTGGTCAGCCTGGCACTGCTGATGGCGATCCAGGCGCTGCGCCAGGCCAGGACCCTGCAGTCGCTAGAGGATGCCGCCAGGTGA
- a CDS encoding antibiotic biosynthesis monooxygenase, translating into MPSPVTVSITRTVNAGHHDEMVAWIRAGSALAARFEGFLGSGWVRPSTESEEWHMLYRFADDSSLAAWEASPQREWWLGAAQGLVGESSIERRTGIEGWFDPPATYDVEDLRPPAPAPPRWKQATVIFLVFYPLSVLANWVAGHLVADWPLPLRVLAVVLVMTPVMTYLALPWVTKRMEWWLRR; encoded by the coding sequence ATGCCCAGTCCCGTCACCGTCTCGATCACCCGGACCGTCAACGCCGGCCACCACGACGAGATGGTCGCGTGGATCCGGGCGGGCTCCGCGCTCGCCGCACGCTTCGAGGGGTTCCTCGGCTCGGGCTGGGTGCGCCCCTCGACCGAGTCCGAGGAGTGGCACATGCTCTACCGCTTCGCGGACGACTCCTCGCTCGCGGCCTGGGAGGCCTCGCCGCAGCGCGAGTGGTGGCTCGGCGCCGCCCAGGGCCTGGTGGGCGAGTCCAGCATCGAGCGCCGGACCGGCATCGAGGGCTGGTTCGACCCGCCGGCGACGTACGACGTCGAGGACCTGCGCCCGCCGGCGCCCGCGCCGCCGCGGTGGAAGCAGGCGACGGTGATCTTCCTGGTCTTCTACCCCCTCAGCGTCCTCGCCAACTGGGTCGCCGGGCACCTCGTCGCCGACTGGCCGCTGCCGCTGCGCGTGCTCGCCGTCGTCCTCGTGATGACGCCGGTGATGACCTACCTCGCGCTGCCGTGGGTGACCAAGCGCATGGAGTGGTGGCTGCGCCGCTGA
- a CDS encoding sulfotransferase has product MIRPPQPDFLIVGAPKAGTTALHAALSQHPEVFVTRPKEPKYWLCDGAPPPAWRGPGDAHSQQEWIWRYDEYTDLFASAPPDAVRGESTPFYLWSRGAHRRIGESLPDVKLIALVRDPVDRAYSNWMHLWCDGLEPVADFETAFGRQDARVRAGWAPFWRYRELGMYGEQLAHLHQHVDPERILVLRYRDIVDDPPAAVDRACRFLGITPGTVATIPRDNSRSYVPPGWRPTVIGPVIRAGARLGQFAAPEVWRRASAPLVARLQTGDGPRPRLTPEQRERLVSVFAEDVALLSELSGQDFSDWLSPEPKGSFEERRRA; this is encoded by the coding sequence GTGATCCGACCTCCGCAGCCCGACTTCCTGATCGTGGGCGCACCCAAGGCCGGCACCACCGCGCTGCACGCCGCGCTCTCGCAGCATCCCGAGGTCTTCGTGACCCGGCCGAAGGAGCCGAAGTACTGGCTCTGCGACGGCGCACCGCCCCCGGCCTGGCGCGGGCCCGGCGACGCGCACTCGCAGCAGGAGTGGATCTGGCGGTACGACGAGTACACCGACCTCTTCGCCTCGGCGCCACCCGACGCCGTCCGCGGCGAGAGCACGCCCTTCTACCTGTGGAGCCGGGGCGCGCACCGCCGGATCGGTGAGTCGCTCCCGGACGTCAAGCTGATCGCCCTGGTCCGCGACCCGGTCGACCGCGCGTACTCCAACTGGATGCACCTGTGGTGCGACGGGCTCGAGCCGGTGGCCGACTTCGAGACCGCGTTCGGCCGCCAGGACGCGCGGGTGCGGGCCGGGTGGGCGCCGTTCTGGCGCTACCGCGAGCTCGGGATGTACGGCGAGCAGCTCGCCCATCTCCACCAGCACGTCGACCCCGAGCGGATCCTGGTGCTGCGCTACCGCGACATCGTCGACGACCCTCCCGCCGCGGTCGACCGGGCCTGCCGGTTCCTCGGCATCACCCCGGGCACGGTCGCCACCATCCCGCGGGACAACTCCCGCAGCTATGTCCCGCCTGGGTGGCGGCCGACCGTCATCGGACCGGTGATCCGCGCCGGCGCCCGCCTGGGTCAGTTCGCCGCACCGGAGGTCTGGCGCCGCGCCAGCGCGCCGCTGGTGGCGCGCCTGCAGACCGGCGACGGCCCGCGCCCCCGGCTCACGCCTGAGCAGCGCGAACGCCTCGTCTCCGTCTTCGCCGAGGACGTCGCCCTGCTGTCCGAGCTCAGCGGCCAGGACTTCTCCGACTGGCTCTCCCCCGAGCCGAAGGGCTCGTTCGAGGAGCGCCGCCGGGCCTAG
- a CDS encoding phosphoribosylaminoimidazolesuccinocarboxamide synthase, with protein sequence MADLNIPSAPVIDGARHLHSGKVRDLYELPGGDLLMVASDRISIFDFVLDTTIPDKGEILTRMSLWWFGQLADLVPNHVISTDVPDVVRGRAVVCERLAMYPVECVARGYLTGSGLIDYRASGEVCGVSLPAGLEDGSRLPAPIFTPATKADLGDHDENVSYDAVAATIGADRAAELRDLTLAVYARAEGIARERGIILADTKLEFGARPDGTTVLGDEVLTPDSSRFWPAAEWSPGRTQASYDKQIVRNWALSPESGWDRASGEAPPPLPPEVVERTRSRYVEAYELLTGETF encoded by the coding sequence GTGGCCGACCTCAACATCCCGAGCGCGCCGGTGATCGACGGTGCCCGGCACCTCCACTCCGGCAAGGTGCGCGACCTGTACGAGCTCCCGGGCGGCGACCTGCTGATGGTCGCCAGCGACCGGATCTCGATCTTCGACTTCGTGCTCGACACGACGATCCCGGACAAGGGCGAGATCCTCACCCGGATGTCGCTGTGGTGGTTCGGGCAGCTCGCCGACCTGGTGCCGAACCACGTGATCAGCACGGACGTCCCGGACGTCGTACGCGGTCGGGCGGTCGTGTGCGAGCGGCTCGCGATGTACCCCGTCGAGTGCGTCGCCCGCGGCTACCTCACGGGTTCCGGCCTGATCGACTACCGCGCCTCCGGCGAGGTGTGCGGGGTGTCGCTGCCGGCCGGGCTCGAGGACGGCAGCCGGCTGCCCGCGCCGATCTTCACGCCGGCCACCAAGGCCGACCTGGGCGACCACGACGAGAACGTGTCGTACGACGCGGTCGCGGCCACCATCGGCGCCGACCGCGCCGCCGAGCTGCGCGACCTGACGCTCGCCGTCTACGCCCGCGCGGAGGGCATCGCCCGCGAGCGCGGGATCATCCTGGCCGACACCAAGCTCGAGTTCGGGGCCCGCCCCGACGGGACCACCGTGCTCGGCGACGAGGTGCTCACGCCCGACTCCTCCCGCTTCTGGCCGGCGGCCGAGTGGTCGCCCGGCCGCACGCAGGCGTCGTACGACAAGCAGATCGTGCGCAACTGGGCGCTGTCGCCCGAGTCCGGCTGGGACCGTGCGTCGGGCGAGGCGCCGCCACCGCTGCCGCCGGAGGTCGTGGAGCGCACCCGCAGCCGGTACGTCGAGGCCTACGAGCTCCTGACCGGGGAGACGTTCTGA
- a CDS encoding SRPBCC family protein translates to MKVSFPVPPAVAFDYLADPHHRPEWQSSLDRVEDVDGEPRVGQTWVDVTRPRLRPAMETTELDRPHRWTETGTWRGISATLTLVFTETAAGCDVEPTMVLRGRGVLAPVARVLGLAAPYAVRSDLRHAAGRLAP, encoded by the coding sequence CTGAAGGTCTCCTTCCCGGTGCCGCCCGCCGTGGCCTTCGACTACCTCGCGGACCCGCACCACCGCCCGGAGTGGCAGTCCAGCCTGGACCGCGTCGAGGACGTCGACGGCGAGCCGCGGGTCGGCCAGACCTGGGTCGACGTGACCAGGCCCCGCCTGCGCCCGGCGATGGAGACGACCGAGCTGGACCGGCCCCACCGCTGGACCGAGACCGGGACCTGGCGCGGCATCTCCGCCACGCTGACGCTGGTCTTCACCGAGACCGCCGCCGGCTGCGACGTGGAGCCGACGATGGTGCTCCGGGGCCGTGGGGTGCTGGCACCGGTGGCGCGCGTGCTGGGCCTGGCCGCGCCGTACGCCGTCCGGAGTGACCTCCGCCACGCGGCCGGTAGGTTGGCGCCATGA
- a CDS encoding long-chain fatty acid--CoA ligase, with amino-acid sequence MTTYNLATLLEDSATTYPDRTAVVLGESRLTYAQLNSFSNMVANLLVSRGIGPGDKVALSCPNLPYFTVVYFGILKAGGTVVPLNVLLKGREVAYHLGDSDAKAYFCFEGTPELAMGEAGHAGFQQADGCEHFFVITAALDGASPIEGVETMAQAMGTQSAEFETVATDEDDTAVILYTSGTTGQPKGAELRHRNMRDNALSGEALFGANTERPDTYLCVLPLFHSFGQTVIQNGAFAYGGTVVMLPRFEAHAALALMAKEQVTFFAGVPTMYWGLLGALDESVDVKALAANLRVAAAGGSALPVEVHKDFEKKFGVTILEGYGLSETSPVASFSPYGEPVRVGSIGVPIPGVEMELLQPDSWETVPDGPDEIGEIAIKGHNIMKGYYNRPEATAEVIHDGWFRSGDLGRRDEDGWYYIVDRSKDMIIRGGFNVYPREIEEFLMTHPAVSLAAVIGVPHESHGEEIKAVLILNAGAEVTEDEIVAWAKEEMAGYKYPRIVEFVDALPMTSTGKILKRELS; translated from the coding sequence ATGACGACGTACAACCTGGCGACGCTCCTCGAGGACAGCGCGACGACCTACCCGGACCGCACCGCGGTCGTCCTCGGCGAGTCCCGGCTGACCTACGCGCAGCTGAACTCCTTCTCCAACATGGTCGCCAACCTGCTGGTCTCGCGGGGGATCGGGCCCGGCGACAAGGTGGCCCTCAGCTGCCCCAACCTGCCGTACTTCACCGTCGTCTACTTCGGCATCCTCAAGGCCGGCGGCACGGTCGTCCCGCTCAACGTGCTGCTCAAGGGCCGCGAGGTCGCCTACCACCTGGGCGACTCCGACGCGAAGGCCTACTTCTGCTTCGAGGGCACGCCCGAGCTGGCGATGGGGGAGGCCGGTCACGCCGGCTTCCAGCAGGCCGACGGCTGTGAGCACTTCTTCGTCATCACCGCCGCGCTCGACGGCGCCTCGCCGATCGAGGGCGTCGAGACGATGGCGCAGGCGATGGGCACCCAGTCCGCGGAGTTCGAGACGGTCGCCACCGACGAGGACGACACCGCCGTCATCCTCTACACGTCGGGCACCACGGGTCAGCCCAAGGGTGCCGAGCTGCGGCACCGCAACATGCGCGACAACGCGCTGTCGGGCGAGGCCCTGTTCGGCGCGAACACCGAGCGCCCGGACACCTACCTGTGCGTGCTGCCGCTCTTCCACTCCTTCGGCCAGACCGTGATCCAGAACGGCGCCTTCGCGTACGGCGGCACCGTCGTGATGCTGCCGCGCTTCGAGGCGCACGCCGCCCTCGCGCTGATGGCAAAGGAGCAGGTCACCTTCTTCGCGGGCGTGCCGACGATGTACTGGGGCCTGCTCGGCGCCCTCGACGAGTCTGTCGACGTGAAGGCGCTCGCCGCCAACCTCCGGGTGGCCGCCGCCGGCGGCTCCGCGCTGCCGGTCGAGGTGCACAAGGACTTCGAGAAGAAGTTCGGCGTCACCATCCTCGAGGGCTATGGGCTCTCCGAGACGTCGCCCGTGGCGAGCTTCTCGCCGTACGGCGAGCCCGTGCGGGTCGGCTCGATCGGCGTGCCGATCCCCGGCGTCGAGATGGAGCTGCTCCAGCCGGACAGCTGGGAGACGGTGCCCGACGGCCCGGACGAGATCGGCGAGATCGCCATCAAGGGCCACAACATCATGAAGGGCTACTACAACCGCCCCGAGGCCACCGCGGAGGTCATCCACGACGGCTGGTTCCGCTCCGGCGACCTCGGCCGCCGCGACGAGGACGGCTGGTACTACATCGTCGACCGGTCCAAGGACATGATCATCCGCGGCGGCTTCAACGTGTACCCGCGCGAGATCGAGGAATTCCTGATGACCCACCCGGCCGTCTCCCTGGCCGCGGTCATCGGCGTTCCGCACGAGAGCCACGGCGAGGAGATTAAGGCGGTCCTGATCCTCAACGCCGGCGCCGAGGTGACCGAGGACGAGATCGTCGCCTGGGCCAAGGAGGAGATGGCGGGCTACAAGTACCCGCGCATCGTCGAGTTCGTCGACGCCCTCCCGATGACCTCCACCGGCAAGATCCTCAAGCGCGAGCTCAGCTGA